In Acidobacteriota bacterium, the sequence TCCGGGCGATCTGATCCTCGAGTTCAACGGAAAGCCGATCCCCAATCGCCAGGCGCTCATCAGTCTCGTGATGGCCACGAAACCCGGTGCCACGGTGCCGATGAAGGTACTGCGAGACAAGGTCGAGAAGAGCATGTCGGTCACCGTCGAGGAACTGGACCTCGACGCCGAGGCAAACCGTACTGCCACTGCGACAGCGAGCGACGCGGAAGTTGGCAGCGGCTTCGGCATCACGCTCGGCCCGCTCGGCGCGAATGCGGCGCGCCAACTTCAGGTGCCGCCCGGCACACAGGGCGTGCTCGTGACCGATGTCGATCCGACCAGCAACGCGGCGCGCAAGGGAATTCGCCCCGGGGATGTGATCCTGAGGATCAACCGGAACCCGGTCACCACCGTCGCGGAGGCCAGCAAGGCGATGGCGGCGGTGCGGGCGGGCGGCGCGGTTCAGCTCCTGCTCTTCAGCCAGGGGTCACAGCGATTCGTGGTCATCACGAAGGAATAGCCTCAGCTGACGGCTACGGTGATGGAGCCAGACTGCCGCGCGTTGCTGGTTGATCGCATCCGGCACGCGGGCCCGATCACGGTGGCCGAGTTTATGGAAGTGGCGCTCTATGCGCCGGGCGCCGGCTACTACGCCCGCGCGGTCCAACGATCGGGCCGCGCGGGCGATTTTGTCACCAGCGTCGACGTGGGTCCCCTTTTCGGCGAGTTGCTGGCGCTCCAGATCGCCGACTTCTCGCACCGCCTGCAAGCCGGCAGCAGCGCCCGACTCGAACACGTCCACGTTGTAGAAGCAGGCGCCGGAAACGGGCGACTGGCTCGGGACGTCCTCGACGCGCTTCGGCGACGGGAGCCCGCACTCTACGACACAATTCGCCTTCACCTGGTCGAACGAAGTGAGGCCGCCCGCGCCGCGCAGCTCGGCACGCTTGGCCCGCACGCATCGAGGATGGCCTCGTCGTCGCGAGACCTGCCAGACGTCGATGCCGGCGTACTGGTCGCCAACGAGTTGCTCGACGCATTTCCCGTGCATCTGGTCGTGATGACGCCTGCCGGATTGGGCGAGATCTATGTCGACGCCGATGGCGATTCGCTGGTGGAACGTCTGGGACCGCCCTCGACGGAACGGCTGGCCCAGTACTTCGAGGATCTCGGCATCGCCTTGCACGCCGGCGCCGCCGTCGACGTCAATCTCGCCGCGATCGACTGGATTCGCGACGTCTCACGCCATCTGGCACGTGGCTTCGTGATCCTCATCGACTACGGCTACGAGGCCCAGACGATGTACGCCGGCCCGAACGCCGTCGGGACCTTGACCGCATTCTCGCGTCACATGGCCGATCCGCCGGCGGCGCCGGACCATCGGATGACGTCGCCGGCGTCAGTCCATCACGCCGCGCCGTCATGGCTCGTGGCGCCTGGCACGCGCGATCTGACGACGCACGTCGATTTCACGACGCTTCGGCGCGAAGCGGCCCGGGTTGGCCTCGCGACGCTGTCGCTTTCCAGTCAGTCTCGATTCCTGCTCAATCTGGTGGAGCGCGGCGGACTGATTGGTGACTTGGAGCGCCCGGATCGGCTGCGCGATCGCCTCGCGCTCAAGTCGCTTCTCGTACCCGGGGCCTTGGGCAGCAGCCACAGCGTGCTCGTGCTCGGCAAGTCCGGCGAGGGAGGCGTCCTCCCGCCAGCGGCCGGCATTGTCACCGCGCACTGAAACCGCGTACATTGATCAGGCATGCTCGAACGGGAAGTGAAACTCCGATTCGATACCCCCGCCGAGGCCCGCGCCGCCGTTGTCGCCGCCGGAGCCACGCCGATCCATGCCCGGCGGCTGCAGCAGGACAGCCTGTTGGACACCGATGCCGAATCGCTTCGGCGCGAGCGGAACATGCTCCGCATCCGGCGAGACGGGCCGGCCAGCATCCTGACGTTCAAGGGACCGGTTCAGCCGGGGCCGATGAAGTTGCGCGAGGAGCTCGAAACGGCCGTGGCCGACGGCGACAGGCTTCGAGAGATTCTCGATCGTCTAGGCTTGCGCGCCTGGTTCCACTACGAGAAGTACCGCGAGGAGTTCACGGCCGATGGCGTCATCATCGCCGTCGACGAAACGCCCGTGGGCACGTTCGTCGAAATCGAGGGTACCTCCGATGGCATCACGCGGATGGCCGCCGCGATGGGCAAGGGCACGAGCGACTACATTCTCGATTCGTACTACCGGCTCTTCATGAAGACGCGTGAGGCGCTCGGGTTCAAGGGCCAGGACATGGTCTTCGACGACCCGGGCCGTTCCTGATGACCGAGGCGAGCGGCGCGCGATCGGCGGGCGGCGCCACGTGGCCCTCGATGGTGCTGACAGCAGGAGTCGGTACCCGGCTGCGTCCGCTGTCCCTGCTCTGCGCCAAGCCGGCTCTACCGGTCGCCGGCGTGCCGCTCGTCGGCCGCATCCTCCGGTGGCTATCGGCGTCGGGTGTCCGCTCGACCGTCCTCAATCTGCATCATCTGCCGGCGACGATTACGGCCGCCGTCGGAGACGGCACCGGGTTTGGGGTTCAGGTGCGCTACTCATGGGAACGCCGTCTCCTCGGAAGTGCGGGCGGCCCGGCGCGCGCCCTGCCGCTGTTGGCGGCCGACCAGTTCTATGTCGTCAACGGCGACACGTTGACAGACGTCAACCTCGCCGAGCTCGCTGCCGACCACGAGCAGTCGAGCGCCCAGGTGACGCTGGCGCTGGTTGCCAATCCGGACCCGCTTCATTACGGCGGCGTCACGGTTGACGGGACTGGACGAGTCACCGGGTTCACGCCACCCGGGTCGGCCAACACGGGTCTTCATTTCGTCGGCGTGCAGGCCGTGAACGCGAATGTGTTCGTCCCGCTCAAGAAGGACGTTCCGGCCGAGACGATCACCGGCATCTACCGAGAGATGATGGCTCGACGGCCGGGCTGTGTGCGCGCGTTTGTCAGCGAGGCGTCTTTTCGCGACATCGGTACCGCGGCAGACTATCTCGATACGTGTCTCGACATCGCGCGGATCGAGGGCGCGGGCGACCGCCTGTTCGGGAGCGGCGTGGCCGTCGCTGACGACGCCCGCATCGCCAACTGCGTCCTGTGGGATGATGTGCGGGTGGGACGGGGCGCGCTGCTCGATTGGTCGGTCGTGGCGGGTGGCGTCTCGATCCCGGACGGCGCGCGCTACCGGCGATCGGTCATCCGGCCTTCGGATGGCCGCCCGACAGAACCCGGTGAGCGCGTGGTCGGAGATCTGCTGGTGTCGCCGATTGACGGATTCGGTCGGCGGGCGCGATGAATCGCGCCCCTACGAACTCCCGTTGGTGTGATACCCCTGGGATCGCCGGGCTCCAGCCCGGCACGCGGTCCTGGCGGCGTGACGCCGTTGGGACCCGAAGAACAATCACTCCGGAGTGTTTGTGACCATGGCGACGCTCAAGGGTGCCCCGGATGTCCCGCTGCCCGACCCGATCAACGCCTACCTCGCTCGCGCCGGCCTGACCGAGGCGGGCGCCCGGGTGCTGCTGCTGACCGGCGACGCGTCGGACCGGCGGTACTTCCGGGTGATTCTGCGGGACGGCCAGACGTTCGTGCTGGCGCTGAACGCGACGCCCTTCAGTTACGATGCCCTTCCCTTCGTCAACGTCGCATCGCTGCTCGGCCAGGTCCCCGTTCCGATCCCGGGCATTCTCGGGCACGCCGAGGATCTCGGCATCCTCGTCCAGCAGGACCTGGGCGACGTCACGCTTCAGGCCCACGTGGGCGCGGCGGCCGAGGCGGCCCACGCGGCGCTCTACCGCCAGGCCATTCAGTTCATCGCGGCCATCCAGCAGCGGGGCCAGGAACTGGCATCCGACCGGTACATTCCGTACTCGGTCGCCTTTGACGTCGACAAGCTGATGTGGGAGTTCGACTTCTTCGTCAAGCACTTCGTCGTCGGATACCGCGGCGCGACGATCACGCCTGCCGCCCGTGACGCGATCAGCACCGAGTGCCGCGACATGGCGCAGGAACTCGCCGGAGAGGCGCGCGTGCTCTGCCACCGCGACTATCACAGCCGCAATCTGATGCTCCGCGGAGACCAGCTCTTCATCATCGACTTCCAGGACGCCAGGATGGGCCCTGACACCTACGACCTGGTGTCCCTGTTGCGCGA encodes:
- a CDS encoding SAM-dependent methyltransferase, producing the protein MEPDCRALLVDRIRHAGPITVAEFMEVALYAPGAGYYARAVQRSGRAGDFVTSVDVGPLFGELLALQIADFSHRLQAGSSARLEHVHVVEAGAGNGRLARDVLDALRRREPALYDTIRLHLVERSEAARAAQLGTLGPHASRMASSSRDLPDVDAGVLVANELLDAFPVHLVVMTPAGLGEIYVDADGDSLVERLGPPSTERLAQYFEDLGIALHAGAAVDVNLAAIDWIRDVSRHLARGFVILIDYGYEAQTMYAGPNAVGTLTAFSRHMADPPAAPDHRMTSPASVHHAAPSWLVAPGTRDLTTHVDFTTLRREAARVGLATLSLSSQSRFLLNLVERGGLIGDLERPDRLRDRLALKSLLVPGALGSSHSVLVLGKSGEGGVLPPAAGIVTAH
- the cyaB gene encoding class IV adenylate cyclase; amino-acid sequence: MLEREVKLRFDTPAEARAAVVAAGATPIHARRLQQDSLLDTDAESLRRERNMLRIRRDGPASILTFKGPVQPGPMKLREELETAVADGDRLREILDRLGLRAWFHYEKYREEFTADGVIIAVDETPVGTFVEIEGTSDGITRMAAAMGKGTSDYILDSYYRLFMKTREALGFKGQDMVFDDPGRS
- a CDS encoding NDP-sugar synthase yields the protein MTEASGARSAGGATWPSMVLTAGVGTRLRPLSLLCAKPALPVAGVPLVGRILRWLSASGVRSTVLNLHHLPATITAAVGDGTGFGVQVRYSWERRLLGSAGGPARALPLLAADQFYVVNGDTLTDVNLAELAADHEQSSAQVTLALVANPDPLHYGGVTVDGTGRVTGFTPPGSANTGLHFVGVQAVNANVFVPLKKDVPAETITGIYREMMARRPGCVRAFVSEASFRDIGTAADYLDTCLDIARIEGAGDRLFGSGVAVADDARIANCVLWDDVRVGRGALLDWSVVAGGVSIPDGARYRRSVIRPSDGRPTEPGERVVGDLLVSPIDGFGRRAR
- a CDS encoding phosphotransferase, whose amino-acid sequence is MATLKGAPDVPLPDPINAYLARAGLTEAGARVLLLTGDASDRRYFRVILRDGQTFVLALNATPFSYDALPFVNVASLLGQVPVPIPGILGHAEDLGILVQQDLGDVTLQAHVGAAAEAAHAALYRQAIQFIAAIQQRGQELASDRYIPYSVAFDVDKLMWEFDFFVKHFVVGYRGATITPAARDAISTECRDMAQELAGEARVLCHRDYHSRNLMLRGDQLFIIDFQDARMGPDTYDLVSLLRDSYVDIGEEDVQQFIAYFLALKGCPASQTDLDEFRRRFDLMALQRNLKALGTFGYQTATRRNPVYIQYMPRTLRHARTNICRYARFARLRELLAPHIEELR